The genomic region TGTAAACTGGACGGCTTGATGCTTAAAAACCAGATAATGGTATTACAACATTTTCATGAACAAGCAGGCTGCTACTCTCTTAAGGGACGAGGGTAATGTTGATTCGACATATGCATTGTAATTGTATTATGAATGTACAATGTAAATTGTAAATACTTCTTGTATACTACTAGTGTAAAAAAAACGTCATGCTTTTAAAGGAAAAACTACTACTACTGAGTATACCAAAGGGTAAAAAAGTTGCGAACTATATTAACAAACCAAAAATCCAAAGTTAAAGAAAAATACAGACCAGCCAGTTAAAAGCACCAAAAATAAGCAAAAATACAGACCACCCAAGACAAAACCCAAAAGATACAAGTATCAGTAATAAAATTTGGGAGCCTTGTATCGTTGCGCACTGATTACGCACCCTAAGATTGATCCTTCTTAGTTAAACTTAGCCTTTGAAAAGTCCATCTCCGGGTGCTGCAAAGAGTTTAAATTTGGTATCAGTGACAATAAGTACCGAGTAGGTTACATTATATTTAATGTTTATCACTGACATGTGTAATTTTACAAAAAAGGGCAACAAACGGATTGAAAGTTGATTAAAATGTAGCTTTAGTGCTTTACAAGTTACAGTCTCCTACATCATTATGTTTTTCTGAATTTTGAGTAATATTGCTATAACTTTGTCATCATAATTATATTTAAGGAATCAAATATTCTTATATAAGCATGAAGTCATGGAGAAAATATGTAAATGGGAAGATCAAACCGGACGACCTGTTTGACCCAATGTTAAGGTCAACCTGTTTCAACCAGAACCAGTTTGACCCATTTTGTCAGTCCAAGTAACTGCACGTATGAAAAGGGAATTTACCTCAGACATGAACTTTTTCAGAATGTCTTTTTGCTGCATCTCATCACTAGTTGGTTTGCCCATCTGCTTCTGTCGTTGATCGAactaaaaaacaaaaataaaaataaaaaattcactaGAAATTCATTATTCTCATATGAActtgaaaggaaaaaaaaagagAGACCAAACATAAGTACAAAAAATCTTATTATGTGATGGAAATATCTTCATACCATCATCTTTTCAACAGTAGATCTTGTTTCTGGATCCAGGTCACCTAGTTTACTGCTTTCAGGTTCCACTTTCTGAGTATCGATTTCAGGTTCGCCCTTCACCAAACATTTCCACCAATCCATCTGATCCTGTTTCGTTAAAAGGATCGAGATAGCCTTCTTATCCTCTGATAAAGACACAATGAAAGGATCAGTCAAATAAAgcacaaaataaataaaacaaactaCAAAAGAATTATGGCTCAAATAAAGATACCTAAGCTCCAGAAAGAATCATCAACCTTGACAGACTTGTACAAGTCCCCCTGTATAGAAAATAACGCTTAGCATTTCATTGTATAATAATCTAATACAAGTATGACAGTATGTACCATATGCTTGACTGATTTTAATTTTAGTTTCACAAACGGACTTACTTGAAGAATTGGGGGCTGACCCTTGAGTCCAACTTTCAAATGGTTCTTCTTAATGTCACATACAATGGCTCTAGACGGGGTACCAGGAGGAACAGGAATGGTTACGTTGACCTCCTGTAAAGACTGGACCCAAGAATAGTTCTCCATGTCCTGCCCATTTCCTTTATTGGGGGCTGATTGTACATTCAAAAAAAGATAAGTATAATATTCATAGCTAAacggaaagagaaaaaaaaaaaaggaaactaTACAAACCAATGAACCACATATATTGGACAAAATATATAATGTGCAAAAGGAAAGAATAGGTGAATGGGCAAATAATCATGCGTGAACTGTATTGGTGTAGATAGATTTACGGTTGCTCACTCGGAAATAAAAAGTGCTAGGAATTTGACATTCATATTCATAATACGTATTACACATATGCAAAAAACAGGCTAAAAAAACAGAGAAATCAAGAAGTTAGATGGCAGTATAGAAAAATCAGAGATCAAGCTTCCCTCCTTACACCACCCCAAATGTGGGAAAAGTGTATAATATTCCATAATCTATTATAGGCTAGTGAAGATAAAATTCCAAAAAGTAGCGATCACCTGTCACGTGGTAACTAGACTTCATATTCACTACTTCAGATGATCTTAAGCTACAATAGTTGTTCAAATAACTGCATTACTTTGCATAATACTACCTCATACAGTTATGTCTTACACAAAACTAGATTAAAGCAATTTTGACATAGATTCAAAAGCTGGACAGCACTAAAGAAAATATAATTACTATCAAGCATTCGTCAATCTCAAACGACACTTCAGTAAATGTCAATAGCAACATCAAATTATTAAAACCATTGCACACCAAAGTCACCCAATCTCTTCTAATGGCAAGTAGCAATTCTTAATTTTTGGTATAGACAAAATACACTAAAGCAAAACTCAGATGTATGCGACCTAACCGGGTTATCTGCCTCAGACAATGTATCTCTATATTTGCCAAAATTTTATGCTTTCcctataaaaactaaaaactaaaaaaaaaaaaaaaaaaaaaaaaaaaaaaaaaagagcctgGAGCAGCTAGCAAgcatcatcaatttttcaccatgcTATTGTTAGGTTTTGAATTTTGAATAATGCAAATCATCATACAATCCACATTAGTACATAACTGCAATTAAACTGTTTTCTATACAAAATTCATGTTAAAGAACATAAACATTACGATTAATCAATATCAACATATATAATATGCATAACCTAAAATAAAAAACTAACAAACATAAGTCATATACCTCGCAAGCCCTTCTTATCATCATCATTAGTCTTCTCCACCGTCTGATCCATCGTCTCACTAACAGAACTTCCGGTCTGCGACGGTCCAGCCGGTAAAGATACATCATTCACACGCTTAACATCAACCTTTACGCCGGCGCCGGTACTGCCGTTGCTGGGGGAGCGGACGGGTTTCTCTTTACGCTTCCGCTCATCAGAATCGATCTTGTCCTTCACCGAACGAACCAAACCATTAACATCCTTAATCACGGAATCTTTTTTGAAAATATCGGTTTCGCTAGCAACGAATTCGAATGCCTTTTGAAGAAATTGAAGCGGATTAGATGTATCAAGAACAGCATTGAATGGTTTTTTCACAGATTCTGCTTCTTCGTAATCGGAAAGAATCGCCattgaaaattgcaaagtgattaattgttagggttagggttttgagAAAGGGGGTTTTATAAATCAGTAAACAAGGAAGATGTGTTGGGATTCATATAGAAGATTCGAGAAGTCTTTCAAATTATCGACTATCGCAGTGTTGGGAAGTTTTGTGATTaattgattatttatttatttttaaattttttttaaatgatTTCCATAGCCTTAaggttatatatataatcataattttGGATTTTTCTAAAGTTATGAGTTACTACCTCCGTCTcaccacaagtgtccacatttccattttggaatgtcccatttcaagtgtccactttgtgtttcaaccaatgagaagaggttattctggagagagaagatttctgatcggtggagaatgaagttagtagaattttctaaaactgtgtgcaaaaagtaagtggacacttgtaatgggacggagaGAGTATGACTTT from Rutidosis leptorrhynchoides isolate AG116_Rl617_1_P2 chromosome 9, CSIRO_AGI_Rlap_v1, whole genome shotgun sequence harbors:
- the LOC139867051 gene encoding protein BOBBER 1-like is translated as MAILSDYEEAESVKKPFNAVLDTSNPLQFLQKAFEFVASETDIFKKDSVIKDVNGLVRSVKDKIDSDERKRKEKPVRSPSNGSTGAGVKVDVKRVNDVSLPAGPSQTGSSVSETMDQTVEKTNDDDKKGLRAPNKGNGQDMENYSWVQSLQEVNVTIPVPPGTPSRAIVCDIKKNHLKVGLKGQPPILQGDLYKSVKVDDSFWSLEDKKAISILLTKQDQMDWWKCLVKGEPEIDTQKVEPESSKLGDLDPETRSTVEKMMFDQRQKQMGKPTSDEMQQKDILKKFMSEHPEMDFSKAKFN